One genomic region from Balneola sp. encodes:
- the trpE gene encoding anthranilate synthase component I, with protein MIKEQFLKLSDEYTAVPVYRRLLADVLTPVSLFMNIREGAEFPFLLESVEGGEQLARYSFIGRNPYQKLVFDGRETKLETSSNKETIDIGYFEKLKELTTAYSEPTLPELPRLKGGAVGFSAYDTFRLVEDLPNVPDDDLNLPEAIWAFYDEIFAFDHVKHQIVLIKTVFVEEEEDLDQAYKKAQRSLYEMEAAALSSNYESRPFTIDTDSLTSNMKQDYFEKIVEKGKEYIYEGDIFQVVLSQRFEADMSGDPFMLYRALRMVNPSPYLFYLDFEDFQLVGSSPEVLVRVQEGETRVLPIAGTRPRGKTHQEDLALEEDLKNDPKEVAEHIMLVDLGRNDLSRVCKAGTVKMERNQVIERYSHVMHIVSDVVGELQDNQTSVDALMQCFPAGTVSGAPKIRAMEIIDELEPTKRGTYAGAVGYFDFSGNMDTCIAIRTMVVTGNKAYIQAGAGIVADSNPTKEFEETQNKAGALIQALSVALDIQ; from the coding sequence ATGATTAAAGAACAATTTTTAAAACTAAGTGACGAATATACAGCAGTACCGGTTTACCGAAGATTACTCGCTGATGTACTAACACCCGTCTCTCTATTTATGAATATAAGAGAAGGAGCCGAGTTCCCTTTTCTACTCGAATCGGTAGAGGGAGGGGAACAGCTTGCCCGATATTCTTTTATTGGAAGGAATCCATATCAAAAGCTAGTATTTGACGGGAGGGAAACGAAACTGGAAACTTCATCAAACAAAGAGACCATTGATATAGGCTACTTTGAGAAGCTGAAAGAACTCACTACAGCTTACTCTGAACCAACACTCCCTGAATTACCCAGACTCAAAGGCGGTGCCGTCGGTTTTTCAGCTTATGATACTTTTCGGTTGGTTGAAGACTTGCCTAATGTACCCGATGATGATTTGAATCTTCCCGAAGCGATTTGGGCATTCTACGACGAAATTTTTGCCTTCGACCATGTGAAACACCAAATCGTATTGATTAAAACAGTTTTTGTTGAGGAAGAAGAAGACCTGGATCAGGCATATAAAAAAGCTCAGCGAAGTCTGTATGAAATGGAAGCAGCGGCTCTCAGCTCTAATTATGAAAGCAGACCCTTTACTATTGATACAGATTCACTTACTAGTAATATGAAACAGGATTACTTTGAGAAGATCGTAGAGAAAGGGAAAGAATACATTTATGAAGGGGATATCTTTCAAGTAGTTCTTTCACAGCGGTTTGAAGCTGATATGAGTGGAGACCCTTTTATGCTGTATCGAGCTTTAAGAATGGTTAATCCTTCTCCTTATTTATTTTATTTAGATTTTGAGGATTTCCAACTCGTGGGTTCATCACCGGAAGTCTTGGTTAGAGTTCAAGAGGGAGAGACCCGCGTTTTGCCTATTGCCGGAACACGACCAAGAGGTAAAACGCATCAAGAAGATTTAGCGTTAGAAGAGGATTTGAAAAACGATCCTAAGGAAGTGGCCGAGCATATTATGTTGGTGGATTTAGGACGCAATGATTTATCCCGTGTATGCAAAGCCGGAACCGTTAAAATGGAACGAAATCAGGTTATAGAGAGATATTCACACGTGATGCATATTGTAAGTGACGTAGTTGGTGAACTTCAGGACAATCAAACTTCCGTTGATGCTCTGATGCAATGTTTCCCTGCAGGCACGGTTAGTGGAGCCCCTAAAATCAGAGCCATGGAGATTATTGACGAACTTGAGCCAACTAAGCGTGGCACATATGCTGGTGCAGTCGGTTATTTCGATTTCTCAGGAAATATGGACACCTGTATTGCCATTAGAACCATGGTTGTAACAGGAAACAAAGCCTATATTCAGGCCGGTGCCGGGATTGTAGCCGATAGTAATCCCACCAAAGAATTTGAAGAAACACAAAACAAAGCAGGCGCACTTATTCAGGCGCTTAGCGTAGCTTTAGATATTCAATGA
- the trpS gene encoding tryptophan--tRNA ligase, which produces MSDTKTILSGIQPSGKLHIGNYFGAIRQHIQMQEKGEAFYFIANYHSLTSLNDGKQLKQNTLDVTLDYLALGLDPEKATFFAQSDVPQVTELAWILGTLAPVSMMEKGVSYKDKIAAGLNPNIGLFTYPILQAADILIYHSDVVPVGEDQKQNIEITRDLAGKFNHTFDGEYLKLPEEHIVKSVAIVPGTDGRKMSKSYKNTINIFAEGKALKKRVMSIDTDSTPLEDPKDPETDNVFALIKLFADKETQQEIAKKYKAGGYGYGHAKQELLGMIEEYFGEARERRKELAKDLDYVHDVLREGGKKARERAETVMQPIREVTGIVRHFNL; this is translated from the coding sequence ATGAGCGATACTAAAACAATTTTATCCGGAATTCAGCCTTCAGGCAAACTTCATATTGGAAATTATTTCGGAGCCATCCGCCAGCATATTCAAATGCAGGAGAAGGGAGAGGCTTTCTATTTTATAGCCAATTATCATTCACTTACGTCGCTGAATGATGGAAAACAACTTAAACAGAATACCCTTGATGTTACGCTGGATTATCTGGCTTTGGGTCTGGATCCTGAAAAAGCGACGTTTTTTGCTCAGTCTGATGTTCCGCAGGTTACCGAGCTAGCCTGGATACTTGGAACTTTAGCTCCAGTTTCTATGATGGAAAAAGGCGTTTCGTATAAAGACAAGATCGCAGCTGGTCTCAACCCTAACATTGGCTTGTTCACGTATCCAATTCTTCAGGCGGCAGATATCCTGATATACCACTCAGATGTTGTGCCGGTGGGAGAAGATCAAAAACAGAATATTGAGATTACACGTGATTTGGCTGGTAAGTTTAACCATACTTTTGATGGGGAATACCTCAAGCTTCCGGAAGAGCACATAGTGAAGTCGGTTGCCATAGTACCGGGTACCGATGGACGTAAAATGAGTAAGAGCTACAAAAATACCATTAATATTTTTGCGGAAGGAAAGGCCTTAAAGAAACGTGTGATGTCTATTGATACTGACTCTACGCCACTTGAAGATCCCAAAGATCCCGAAACAGATAACGTATTTGCTCTGATCAAGCTTTTTGCTGACAAGGAAACACAGCAAGAGATTGCTAAGAAGTATAAAGCGGGTGGTTATGGCTACGGTCACGCTAAACAAGAACTCTTGGGGATGATTGAAGAATATTTTGGTGAAGCCAGAGAACGCAGAAAAGAATTAGCCAAAGATTTAGATTACGTGCACGATGTTCTCCGGGAAGGTGGTAAGAAAGCTCGTGAAAGAGCTGAAACTGTCATGCAACCGATTAGAGAAGTAACCGGTATTGTGAGGCATTTTAACTTATGA
- a CDS encoding anthranilate/aminodeoxychorismate synthase component II (TrpG; with TrpE catalyzes the formation of anthranilate and glutamate from chorismate and glutamine; TrpG provides the glutamine amidotransferase activity) translates to MILIIDNYDSFTYNLVHLVAAETDDYKVIRNDAMTLEEVKELKPSKILISPGPGRPHEAGITEEIIRELGKGTPILGVCLGHQAIGEVFGAKVVHAPKLMHGKVSKVSHDGKFIFDGAEKDFIATRYHSLILDPDTIPDVLEITAHSDDGVIQGVRHKEFPIQGIQFHPESILTTEGPKLISNWLRQ, encoded by the coding sequence ATGATTTTAATAATTGATAACTACGACTCATTTACCTACAACCTGGTCCATCTGGTAGCTGCAGAAACCGATGATTATAAAGTTATCCGAAACGATGCTATGACTTTGGAAGAAGTTAAAGAGCTAAAGCCGTCGAAGATCTTAATTTCACCCGGACCGGGGCGACCTCATGAAGCGGGAATCACTGAAGAGATCATAAGAGAACTAGGTAAAGGGACTCCAATTTTAGGCGTTTGTCTGGGGCATCAGGCCATTGGGGAAGTCTTTGGAGCTAAAGTAGTTCATGCCCCTAAGCTCATGCACGGCAAAGTCTCAAAAGTTTCACATGATGGGAAATTTATATTTGATGGGGCCGAAAAAGATTTTATAGCAACCCGCTACCATTCCCTGATTCTAGACCCCGATACTATTCCAGATGTTCTCGAAATTACCGCTCATTCTGATGATGGAGTAATTCAAGGTGTCAGGCATAAGGAATTCCCCATTCAGGGCATCCAATTTCACCCCGAAAGCATTTTAACCACCGAAGGACCTAAACTCATTTCAAACTGGTTACGACAATAA
- the trpD gene encoding anthranilate phosphoribosyltransferase, whose amino-acid sequence MDFKSILNKLSFSEDLSQIEAETALNLIMTGEVSEEQIAAFLTAMRLKGETVEELTAFVKVMRSKAVKVDVDIKGAIDLVGTGGDQSGTFNISTASSFITAAAGVAVIKHGNRSASSKCGSADVLEHLGASIELGKEGVEQVFSEVGMAFMFAPMFHPAMKYVMPTRRELGFRTFFNILGPMVNPAGVQRYVIGAFNKEVAEKMVHILANLDTDFAYTFNAHDGLDEVSLTSQSEIFELKDKVVSTSILFDPESIGFKKVEMDALMGGGKEENAEILTNIMSNKATEAQQGIALLNASFAIQASGKVKKLEEAKELAIDALESGKARKMLNDFVDATNDAMGTFKY is encoded by the coding sequence ATGGATTTCAAAAGCATATTAAATAAACTTTCTTTCTCTGAAGACCTAAGCCAAATCGAGGCCGAAACAGCTCTGAACCTTATCATGACAGGTGAAGTTTCTGAGGAGCAAATTGCTGCTTTTCTTACAGCTATGCGGCTTAAAGGTGAAACGGTGGAAGAACTCACTGCTTTCGTAAAAGTAATGCGTTCTAAAGCTGTTAAAGTTGATGTAGATATCAAAGGAGCAATTGACTTAGTAGGAACGGGAGGAGATCAGTCAGGTACATTCAATATATCTACAGCATCGTCCTTTATTACGGCTGCAGCTGGAGTTGCAGTTATCAAGCATGGAAACCGCAGTGCATCCAGTAAATGTGGAAGTGCAGATGTTTTGGAGCATTTAGGAGCTTCTATAGAGCTTGGAAAAGAGGGCGTAGAGCAGGTATTTAGTGAAGTTGGGATGGCTTTTATGTTTGCCCCAATGTTTCATCCTGCAATGAAGTATGTAATGCCTACCCGCCGTGAGCTTGGGTTCAGAACGTTCTTTAATATTTTAGGGCCAATGGTAAATCCGGCGGGAGTCCAACGCTATGTTATTGGAGCCTTCAACAAAGAAGTAGCGGAAAAAATGGTGCATATCCTGGCTAATCTGGATACCGATTTTGCCTATACCTTTAACGCTCATGATGGACTCGATGAAGTCAGCCTGACTTCCCAATCTGAAATTTTTGAACTTAAAGACAAGGTTGTTTCAACTTCGATATTGTTTGATCCTGAATCAATTGGCTTTAAAAAAGTAGAAATGGATGCTTTGATGGGCGGTGGGAAAGAAGAAAATGCCGAAATTTTGACCAACATTATGTCTAATAAAGCAACAGAGGCCCAACAAGGCATTGCGTTACTGAATGCTTCTTTTGCAATTCAAGCTTCAGGAAAAGTAAAGAAACTGGAAGAGGCTAAAGAATTAGCCATAGACGCCCTTGAATCCGGTAAAGCTCGCAAGATGCTAAATGATTTTGTAGATGCTACTAATGACGCGATGGGGACGTTTAAGTATTAA
- a CDS encoding phosphoribosylanthranilate isomerase, which yields MSNNTERTKIKICGITNLEDARFAAGALVDYLGFIFYEKSPRYIEPGEAGAIINWIEGPEKVGVFVNQPLDDVNRIAKETGLDFVQLHGDESVEYCELVDKPIIKVIHIEEETVPYLLEHQIDKYSKVAEFLLFDTKIEGLWGGTGKSFDWNMLNEASIDIPFFLSGGLNAENIKEATETVQPYAIDVSSSLEQKPGLKDFEKVEIFMDQMKTIETN from the coding sequence ATGAGTAATAATACCGAACGCACCAAAATTAAGATTTGTGGCATCACCAACCTGGAAGACGCACGCTTTGCAGCGGGTGCTTTAGTAGACTACCTCGGGTTTATCTTTTATGAAAAGAGCCCACGTTACATTGAACCCGGAGAGGCAGGAGCTATCATCAACTGGATAGAAGGTCCTGAAAAGGTTGGCGTATTTGTAAATCAGCCCCTCGATGACGTGAATCGTATAGCTAAAGAAACCGGCCTTGATTTCGTACAGCTTCACGGAGATGAATCAGTTGAGTATTGTGAACTTGTGGATAAACCGATCATCAAAGTCATTCATATTGAAGAAGAAACGGTTCCTTATTTGTTGGAACATCAGATTGATAAGTATTCTAAAGTAGCTGAGTTCCTTCTTTTCGATACAAAGATCGAGGGTCTTTGGGGCGGAACAGGGAAATCATTCGACTGGAATATGCTTAATGAAGCAAGTATTGATATTCCTTTCTTCTTGTCAGGAGGATTGAATGCAGAAAATATCAAAGAAGCCACTGAAACTGTTCAGCCTTATGCCATTGATGTTTCAAGCAGTTTAGAGCAAAAACCCGGTCTTAAAGATTTTGAAAAGGTAGAAATCTTTATGGATCAAATGAAGACTATAGAGACTAATTAA
- the trpB gene encoding tryptophan synthase subunit beta: MTTETKAKKYTFPDARGYYGNYGGKFVPEILIPAIQELEKEFKKAKDDPEFQNEFKLLLDEYVGRPTKLTYANRLTEHYGKAKIYLKREDLCHTGAHKINNAIGQVLLARRMGKKRIIAETGAGQHGVATATACAKFGLECIVYMGEEDMVRQKLNVDRMTLLGAEVRGVSSGSKTLKDATNEAIRDWVTNVDSTFYIIGSVVGPHPYPMMVRYFHEVIGRETKNQIHEYEGRNPDYLIACVGGGSNAIGFFYPFIDDEEVNIIGVEAAGFGVESGKTAATMSKGTPGILHGSLSYLLQSNEGQIELAHSISAGLDYPGVGPEHAHLKDLGRVEYNAVTDTEAMEGVKLLSKLEGIIPALETAHAFAWLEKLMPETSKDEIVILNCSGRGDKDMGTISENL; this comes from the coding sequence ATGACTACAGAAACAAAAGCTAAAAAATACACTTTCCCTGATGCCAGAGGCTATTATGGAAATTATGGTGGAAAGTTCGTCCCTGAAATTCTCATCCCAGCCATACAGGAACTGGAAAAGGAGTTCAAAAAGGCTAAAGATGATCCTGAATTTCAGAATGAATTCAAGTTACTGCTGGATGAATATGTGGGAAGGCCAACTAAGCTGACTTATGCTAACCGATTAACAGAGCATTACGGAAAAGCCAAAATCTATCTCAAGCGGGAGGATTTATGCCACACCGGAGCTCATAAGATCAATAATGCAATTGGACAAGTTTTACTGGCTCGCCGAATGGGTAAGAAGCGCATCATTGCTGAGACTGGAGCTGGACAGCATGGAGTAGCAACGGCGACAGCCTGCGCTAAGTTTGGCCTTGAATGCATCGTATACATGGGCGAGGAAGATATGGTTCGCCAGAAATTGAATGTTGACCGAATGACGCTTCTCGGAGCTGAAGTCCGTGGAGTAAGCAGTGGCTCAAAAACTCTAAAAGACGCCACAAATGAAGCTATTCGTGACTGGGTAACGAATGTTGATTCCACCTTTTATATCATTGGCTCAGTAGTAGGTCCTCATCCTTATCCAATGATGGTTCGTTATTTCCATGAAGTAATAGGCCGGGAAACCAAGAATCAAATTCATGAATACGAAGGAAGGAATCCTGATTATCTAATTGCTTGTGTAGGTGGAGGATCGAATGCTATCGGGTTTTTCTATCCTTTTATTGATGATGAGGAAGTAAACATCATTGGTGTTGAAGCAGCTGGTTTTGGCGTTGAGTCTGGAAAAACAGCAGCTACTATGAGTAAAGGAACGCCCGGAATTTTACACGGTTCGCTAAGTTACCTTCTTCAAAGTAATGAAGGGCAGATCGAACTCGCTCATTCAATCAGTGCAGGACTTGATTACCCAGGTGTGGGTCCCGAGCATGCTCATTTGAAAGACTTGGGCAGGGTAGAATATAATGCCGTTACTGATACGGAAGCTATGGAAGGAGTAAAGCTCTTATCAAAGCTGGAAGGTATTATTCCGGCACTTGAAACTGCGCATGCTTTCGCCTGGTTAGAAAAACTCATGCCCGAAACATCAAAAGACGAAATTGTTATTCTGAATTGCTCAGGTCGTGGTGACAAAGACATGGGTACTATTTCTGAGAATTTATGA
- a CDS encoding tryptophan synthase subunit alpha, with amino-acid sequence MNRIQNVFEENGKESKLMSLFLTAGFPDLDATVDLILGFEKNGADIIELGMPFSDPLADGPTIQYSSDIAIKNGITMDKIFDMVKEVRKQSEIPIILMGYMNPVLRYGVEKFCKKAEEAGVDGLIIPDIPIEEGGIIEQQAKDSKLSLIYLVAPNTIDERMKQADEKSEGFVYCVSVTGVTGARDGGEVSKSVNRFIQRVKSNITKNPVMVGFGIKSYEDATDIASNADGFIVGSALIDTIKQHYPNKGWQSELFSFVHSLKFGN; translated from the coding sequence ATGAATAGAATTCAAAATGTATTTGAAGAAAATGGAAAAGAATCAAAACTCATGAGTTTATTCCTTACAGCAGGCTTTCCAGATCTGGATGCTACTGTGGACCTAATTTTGGGCTTTGAAAAAAACGGAGCTGATATCATCGAGTTGGGGATGCCCTTCAGTGACCCGCTTGCAGACGGTCCAACCATCCAATATTCAAGTGATATTGCCATTAAAAATGGTATCACTATGGATAAGATTTTTGATATGGTAAAGGAAGTCCGAAAGCAATCCGAAATCCCAATTATCCTTATGGGATATATGAACCCGGTATTGCGATATGGAGTCGAGAAGTTCTGCAAGAAAGCCGAAGAAGCTGGTGTAGACGGACTTATCATACCCGACATTCCAATTGAAGAAGGAGGGATTATTGAGCAGCAAGCCAAAGATTCCAAGCTATCTTTAATTTATTTGGTAGCTCCAAATACCATTGATGAACGCATGAAGCAGGCTGATGAAAAGTCAGAAGGATTTGTATATTGTGTTTCAGTTACGGGCGTAACCGGAGCTCGGGATGGAGGCGAAGTTTCTAAATCTGTAAATCGGTTTATACAGCGGGTTAAATCAAATATCACAAAGAATCCGGTTATGGTAGGCTTTGGAATTAAGTCATATGAAGATGCAACCGATATCGCATCAAATGCCGATGGATTTATTGTTGGAAGTGCCTTAATTGATACCATCAAACAACATTACCCGAATAAAGGCTGGCAATCTGAGTTGTTTTCCTTTGTTCATTCATTGAAATTCGGAAATTAA
- a CDS encoding DUF4837 domain-containing protein: MRLSIGSFLIIFTALLFVSCDGDYRPLADGNTREVVVVMDSTQWESQTASAIRDVFGKWVLTVPNGEPFYDLRFTQIRSEAHLERLRNQKNLIFAAPINEESNVGRQIRGFLDEPVEERVKSGESFSFQVEDQWYRDQYVLILSSTSDSALAQKIRNTENSLLTNMLQKELERWEYFVYEKKEQSYLSDSLWANRGFKVRFQHDYIKNIDTLNFISYRRFLPQNDRWMWIWYQDDVRDISFLDDDWIIATRDSLSKQFIKGARDSMYVQTYENEDVGRPVVTESFQKGRLIAYETRGTWHMINGLMGGPFVNFTYYDPDTNRLFMVDYNQFAPGVRKKLPFVRQFRAMGRTFESDSTWTSKTKSPAS; the protein is encoded by the coding sequence ATGCGATTATCGATAGGTTCATTTTTAATAATTTTCACAGCCTTACTATTTGTGTCTTGTGATGGGGATTATCGTCCATTAGCAGACGGCAACACCCGTGAAGTTGTTGTAGTAATGGATTCAACACAGTGGGAAAGCCAAACTGCTTCTGCAATTCGAGATGTTTTCGGAAAGTGGGTTTTAACCGTACCGAACGGAGAGCCTTTTTACGACCTCAGGTTTACGCAAATTAGATCTGAAGCCCATTTAGAAAGACTCAGAAATCAAAAGAACTTAATTTTTGCTGCTCCTATTAATGAAGAGTCTAACGTAGGAAGACAAATACGCGGGTTCCTTGATGAGCCGGTTGAAGAGCGGGTTAAATCCGGAGAAAGTTTCTCATTTCAAGTTGAAGATCAATGGTACCGAGATCAGTACGTATTGATTTTGAGTTCAACTTCTGATTCTGCTTTAGCACAAAAAATCAGAAATACAGAAAATTCCTTGCTCACTAATATGCTTCAAAAAGAATTAGAAAGGTGGGAATATTTCGTTTACGAGAAAAAAGAACAGTCCTATCTATCTGACTCGTTATGGGCAAACAGGGGTTTCAAAGTTCGATTCCAGCATGACTATATCAAGAATATTGACACACTAAACTTTATTAGTTATCGCCGGTTTTTACCTCAAAACGATCGATGGATGTGGATCTGGTACCAAGACGATGTAAGAGATATTTCCTTTCTCGACGATGATTGGATCATTGCTACACGCGACTCACTTTCTAAACAGTTTATTAAAGGAGCTCGTGATTCCATGTACGTTCAGACTTATGAGAATGAAGATGTAGGTCGTCCTGTTGTTACTGAATCTTTCCAAAAAGGACGATTAATTGCTTACGAAACCCGCGGTACATGGCACATGATTAATGGTTTAATGGGTGGCCCGTTCGTTAATTTCACCTATTATGATCCAGATACAAATAGATTGTTTATGGTCGATTACAATCAGTTTGCTCCAGGTGTGCGGAAGAAATTGCCTTTTGTACGGCAATTCAGAGCTATGGGAAGAACATTCGAGTCTGATTCTACCTGGACTTCCAAAACAAAATCTCCGGCTTCTTAA
- the bioF gene encoding 8-amino-7-oxononanoate synthase — protein MSERTNKLNFISEALNQRRTELQFRDLETIRPELEGARVSKSGQTKLNFCSNDYLGLASHPEVIKRSREFTAKFGAGATASRLVSGNYSIHEELEKKLAETFEVEAALLFNTGFQANATVLATLADRNSLVIADKKVHNSLLQGAILSRADLQRFNHNDYDHLEDLLKKGQDKSYNRIWVVSETVFSMDGDRSDLEQLISLTEQYNALLFSDDAHALGVYGEKGLGFNFRKSGIHISLGTFGKAFGSFGAFVACSKEMKDYLINFCPGFIYTTALPPAVIGALDASLELILTMDNERAEIHRNIELFKNSINEIGFETGDTNSQIIPVIIGDEKETLALSKELEKQGFLATAIRPPTVEVGASRIRITITAKHQQKDINQLLSAFRNWKSA, from the coding sequence TTGAGTGAAAGAACTAACAAACTGAATTTTATTAGCGAAGCTCTGAATCAACGTAGAACTGAGCTTCAGTTTCGGGATCTTGAAACCATACGTCCGGAACTTGAAGGCGCCAGAGTATCAAAATCGGGTCAGACTAAGTTAAATTTTTGCTCCAATGATTATCTCGGATTGGCTAGTCATCCGGAGGTCATAAAAAGAAGCAGAGAATTTACTGCCAAGTTTGGAGCCGGGGCTACGGCTTCCAGACTAGTAAGCGGGAATTATTCTATTCATGAAGAACTGGAAAAGAAGCTGGCAGAGACTTTCGAAGTCGAAGCGGCGCTGCTTTTTAATACAGGTTTCCAGGCAAATGCTACGGTATTAGCTACACTGGCCGACCGCAATTCTTTAGTAATAGCAGATAAGAAAGTTCATAATAGTTTACTGCAGGGAGCAATTCTAAGCAGAGCTGATCTTCAAAGGTTTAATCATAATGACTATGACCATTTAGAGGACTTGCTAAAGAAAGGGCAGGATAAATCATATAATAGAATTTGGGTGGTTTCTGAAACGGTTTTTAGTATGGACGGAGACCGAAGCGATTTAGAGCAACTTATATCCTTAACTGAACAATATAATGCGCTTCTGTTTTCCGACGATGCTCATGCGCTTGGTGTATATGGTGAAAAAGGACTGGGATTTAACTTTCGGAAAAGTGGAATCCATATTTCTTTGGGTACTTTCGGGAAGGCTTTTGGTTCATTTGGCGCTTTTGTAGCCTGTTCAAAAGAAATGAAGGATTATCTGATCAATTTCTGTCCCGGTTTTATTTATACCACAGCCTTGCCGCCAGCAGTAATTGGAGCCCTTGATGCTAGTTTAGAACTCATTCTAACTATGGATAATGAGAGAGCTGAAATACATCGCAATATTGAGCTGTTTAAGAATAGTATTAACGAAATAGGGTTTGAAACAGGTGACACAAATTCGCAAATTATACCCGTCATAATTGGCGATGAAAAAGAAACACTGGCTTTATCTAAAGAATTAGAAAAACAGGGCTTTTTAGCCACAGCAATACGACCACCAACCGTTGAAGTCGGTGCATCCCGGATTCGAATAACAATAACGGCCAAACATCAACAGAAAGACATAAACCAACTGCTAAGTGCCTTCAGAAACTGGAAATCGGCTTGA
- the bioD gene encoding dethiobiotin synthase: MACRLLGSQKRYGVMKINFPKKFFVSGTDTGIGKTLVSAMLMSSLDATYWKPIQAGLDEETDTEFVERVSEASSERIIPERYRLHTPMSPHGAADIDDVEISLTDFALPEFKTDHLIVEGAGGLWVPINWEESILDMITHLDLPVLLVARSELGTLNHTLLSIEALRRRNVEVFGVILNGAHHQSNKETIEHFGQIPVWEVEPLEEVSLHSLKEAFKKL, from the coding sequence ATGGCATGTCGTTTACTTGGCAGCCAAAAAAGATATGGCGTAATGAAAATAAATTTCCCTAAGAAATTCTTTGTTTCTGGCACTGACACTGGAATTGGTAAAACACTCGTTTCGGCAATGCTTATGTCGTCTTTGGATGCTACTTATTGGAAGCCTATACAAGCAGGTCTTGACGAAGAAACGGATACCGAGTTTGTAGAACGGGTCTCTGAGGCTTCTTCAGAAAGAATTATCCCGGAGCGGTATCGGCTACATACTCCAATGTCTCCTCATGGCGCGGCTGATATTGATGATGTCGAGATTTCTTTGACAGACTTTGCTCTTCCTGAATTTAAAACGGATCACCTAATCGTTGAAGGAGCTGGTGGTCTTTGGGTTCCAATTAACTGGGAAGAATCCATACTTGATATGATTACTCATTTGGACCTGCCTGTTTTGCTTGTAGCTCGCAGCGAGCTAGGGACACTCAATCATACTCTATTATCTATAGAGGCTCTTAGAAGACGAAACGTAGAGGTGTTTGGGGTGATTTTGAATGGTGCTCATCACCAAAGCAATAAAGAAACAATCGAGCATTTTGGACAAATTCCGGTTTGGGAGGTTGAGCCATTAGAAGAAGTCAGTCTTCATTCACTTAAAGAAGCTTTTAAAAAATTATAA